The proteins below are encoded in one region of Brassica napus cultivar Da-Ae chromosome A6, Da-Ae, whole genome shotgun sequence:
- the LOC106349423 gene encoding F-box protein SKIP14-like, producing the protein MALNFSQRNFSPHLSEEPMKIANGYLVEGVSERKDDVFSHPWCSSIAKGDSAASSVDILDVLPSDPFGMDINNTFTAITGWLEDLEVDYGRDESGVGDGNHHQQLFARLSFIWNNAMRFQEFPESINVYDNGWGSLNGFGDGSCHGAFVSAGSVDEDGRNGGEVAESSGRCTDDGGENANVVHPAFGFCLYHLGVKDLLSVSMVCKSLNTTVCDDSLLWRHIHISQPLNEKITDEALLQLTERAQGTMQCLRLVDCSRITEDCLKQVLERNPQVVKLGVPGCIRITIDGVLSILRDLKSAGKLQVKHLEIGGLFGVTKDHYDELFGLLNIETNVERSIQKPRFYHRGYSYVSCDDNEGIDIEMCPKCENSRLVYDCPAEDCKGKGECRACSLCIQRCFQCGRCINDSEYEETFCLEFLCADCSRPSPELPL; encoded by the exons ATGGCGTTGAATTTTTCACAGAGGAACTTTTCTCCCCATTTATCTGAGGAACCGATGAAGATAGCCAATGGGTATCTCGTTGAGGGAGTTTCCGAGAGGAAAGATGATGTTTTTTCCCATCCTTGGTGTTCAAGTATTGCTAAAGGTGATTCAGCAGCTTCTTCTGTTGATATACTTGATGTTCTGCCTTCTGATCCCTTTGGCATGGATATCAACAATACTTTCACTGCCATCACTGGATGGCTTGAGGATTTGGAGGTTGATTATGGGAGAGATGAGAGTGGGGTTGGTGATGGGAACCACCACCAGCAGCTCTTTGCTCGGTTGAGTTTCATTTGGAACAATGCAATGCGGTTTCAGGAGTTCCCGGAGAGTATTAATGTGTATGATAATGGGTGGGGGTCGTTGAACGGGTTTGGTGATGGATCTTGTCATGGTGCCTTCGTGTCTGCTGGTAGTGTGGATGAGGATGGGAGGAATGGTGGCGAAGTTGCAGAGAGCAGTGGTCGATGCACCGATGATGGAGGAGAGAACGCAAACGTTGTTCATCCGGCGTTTGGTTTTTGTCTTTATCACTTGGGGGTGAAGGATCTTCTTTCAGTTAGTATGGTTTGCAAGTCGCTGAACACGACTGTCTGTGATGACTCGCTGCTGTGGAGACATATCCACATTTCTCAGCCGTTGAATGAGAAGATCACTGACGAGGCTCTTCTGCAGTTAACCGAGCGTGCTCAGGGCACTATGCAGTGCTTGAGGCTCGTAGATTGCTCGAGAATTACAGAAGATTGTCTTAAGCAGGTGTTGGAGCGCAACCCACAAGTAGTCAAG CTTGGTGTGCCTGGATGCATAAGGATCACAATCGATGGTGTTTTGAGCATCTTGAGAGATCTGAAGTCTGCGGGAAAGCTTCAggtgaagcacttggagatcggtGGCCTCTTTGGAGTCACTAAAGATCACTATGATGAATTGTTTGGTTTGTTAAACATAGAAACTAATGTGGAGCGGTCCATACAGAAGCCACGTTTTTACCATAGAGGATACTCATATGTCTCCTGCGATGATAACGAGGGGATAGATATTGAGATGTGTCCGAAATGTGAGAACTCGAGGCTTGTGTATGACTGTCCAGCAGAAGATTGTAAAGGGAAGGGGGAATGTCGTGCTTGTTCTCTTTGCATACAGAGGTGTTTTCAGTGTGGTCGGTGCATCAATGATAGTGAGTATGAGGAAACCTTTTGTCTGGAGTTTTTGTGCGCTGATTGTTCGAGGCCGTCCCCTGAGTTACCTCTCTAG